Proteins encoded by one window of Lathyrus oleraceus cultivar Zhongwan6 chromosome 1, CAAS_Psat_ZW6_1.0, whole genome shotgun sequence:
- the LOC127094869 gene encoding uncharacterized protein LOC127094869 gives MESENVGGSMVDWWYMDIGCSKHLTGNKQWLVDFVYGKRTKISCVNDEYLNAKGVLNVIVKLNNGKIVLIKDVWYVPGMNRNLISVGQLIEKGFSVTMKDNRFKLYNCNQKMIMKFELGRNKTFEVNVAT, from the coding sequence ATGGAATCTGAGAATGTAGGTGGATCAATggtagactggtggtatatggacattgGTTGCTCAAAACATTTAACTGGAAACAAGCAATGGTTGGTTGATTTTGTATATGGTAAAAGGACCAAGATCAGTTGTGTTAATGATGAGTATTTGAATGCTAAAGGAGTGTTAAATGTCATAGTTAAGTTGAACAATGGAAAAATTGTGTTGATCAAGGATGTAtggtatgttcctggcatgaatAGAAATCTGATCAGTGTAGGTCAACTAATTGAAAAAGGATTTTCAGTAACCATGAAGGACAATCGCTTTAAGTTATATAATTGTAATCAGAAGATGATTATGAAGTTTGAACTGGGAAGAAACAAAACATTTGAGGTGAATGTTGCAACATAA
- the LOC127120929 gene encoding agamous-like MADS-box protein MADS2, with protein sequence MGRGRVELKRIENKINRQVTFAKRRNGLLKKAYELSVLCEAEVALIIFSNRGKLYEFCSSPSMLKTLDRYQKCSYGAVEVNKPAKELESSYREYLKLKARFESLQRTQRNLLGEDLGPLGTKDLEQLERQLDSSLKQVRSTKTQFMLDQLADLQNKEHMLMEANRSLTMKLEEININSRNQYRQTWEGGDQSMAYGNQNAHSQSFFQPLECNPTLQIGTDYRYSPVASDQLTATTQAQQVNGFIPGWML encoded by the exons ATGGGAAGGGGAAGAGTCGAATTGAAAAGGATAGAGAATAAGATAAACAGACAAGTAACATTTGCAAAGAGAAGAAATGGTCTTCTTAAGAAAGCTTATGAGTTGTCTGTTCTTTGTGAAGCTGAGGTTGCTCTTATTATCTTCTCCAACAGAGGCAAACTTTATGAGTTTTGTAGCAGTCCTAG CATGCTGAAAACCTTAGATAGGTATCAAAAATGTAGCTATGGTGCAGTAGAAGTGAACAAACCTGCCAAAGAGCTTGAG AGCAGTTACCGTGAGTACTTGAAGCTGAAAGCAAGGTTTGAATCTCTCCAAAGAACCCAAAG AAACCTTCTAGGTGAAGATTTGGGTCCTTTAGGCACTAAAGATCTGGAGCAGCTCGAACGCCAACTCGATTCGTCTCTCAAACAAGTCAGGTCTACTAAG ACTCAATTCATGCTGGACCAATTAGCTGATCTTCAAAATAAG GAGCATATGTTGATGGAAGCAAATAGATCTTTGACTATGAAG CTGGAAGAAATAAATATAAATTCAAGAAACCAGTATAGACAAACATGGGAAGGTGGTGATCAAAGTATGGCATATGGTAATCAAAATGCTCACTCACAAAGCTTCTTTCAGCCTTTGGAATGTAACCCAACATTGCAGATAGG GACTGATTATAGGTACAGTCCAGTAGCATCAGATCAGCTAACTGCAACAACTCAAGCTCAACAAGTGAATGGATTTATTCCTGGATGGATGCTTTAA